From Alteromonas sp. RKMC-009, one genomic window encodes:
- a CDS encoding metalloregulator ArsR/SmtB family transcription factor, with product MNALQLFKCLADDTRLKSVVLIHTFGEACVCELMETLKLDQPKTSRHLASLRKCNILLDERRGKWVYYRLHPELPAWAKSVIASASESNSEGFETSLATFKQCQLNGSDCCN from the coding sequence ATGAATGCGCTGCAACTGTTTAAATGTCTGGCCGACGATACCCGGCTGAAATCCGTTGTGCTTATCCATACGTTTGGTGAAGCCTGCGTGTGCGAGCTGATGGAAACCCTGAAATTGGATCAGCCCAAGACATCCCGTCACCTGGCATCACTACGTAAATGCAACATTTTGCTGGATGAACGCCGTGGCAAGTGGGTGTACTACCGCCTTCATCCCGAACTGCCGGCATGGGCAAAATCTGTCATTGCCAGCGCCAGTGAAAGTAACAGCGAAGGCTTTGAAACGTCGCTTGCGACTTTTAAGCAATGCCAGCTTAACGGCAGCGATTGTTGTAATTAA